In Streptomyces ambofaciens ATCC 23877, a single genomic region encodes these proteins:
- a CDS encoding NACHT domain-containing protein, producing the protein MEPAVLGGKLASGLVAPLVKKLFVTGGPGAGLVDKPVRLARLVSFRGEQRTLGEKEVRRLAGRLVGDSLDSPGEPPFPRDEETAVADALAARLLALGDLDMDDVQAVRLGHQELAKQLQYRTPSATGGLSADACYFLDSVTEWACLHVLEFFTRRSTFVARTLVEQSRWQAELIARVDELIARTPRPDARDTAFERRYLPHAAEQYNRITIYGIDLRDSPDRWPLEVAYLSLEATGTGERTVLPGEPPEPERTVSLRAEDALRADDRVLLRGDAGSGKTTLVQWLAVTAARGGDRVPYVLPLRTLVRAGALPSPAAFLTAVGCPLTPPEGWAERVLGAGRGLVLVDGLDEIPAADRHRTRDWLLALIRAFPGNRWLLTSRPTAVRPDWLAAEGFRELTLTPMRQSDVTTFVRRWHTAAEAPEYEARLLDALRTKRDLARLATNPLMCGLICALHRERRGYLPTGRKELYDAALTMLLARRDRERGMEAVELGEEAQLELLQRLAYALVLSGRTEMEVETAEGIVERALPSVASAAGQGDAAAVLRALVLRSGLLRRPGEGVLDFVHRTFQDYLGARYAVEEGHLDVIAGRADDPLWEDVIRMAVAHARPGERAVLLRRLLAADSSRLTLLALACLEHATALDPAVRAEVEARAGTLIPPRSTAAARALAEAGPLVLELLPGPDGLTDAEAHGVTVTASLLAEREPSGALAVLRRFRGHPALDVRRQLVGTWDRFDAREYAKEVLEHLDPTRLFLSCTTAAQRAAHADMRPWRKIAFHGTHTLDDILACLPEPGAVEELVVQDNPEVADLEPLLALGSLRHLALFDCGSARCLGRLSALPLEGLEVVGRADLTGLKELASLQELSVLQRLPGTRLTDTLPVSARLQQLHLGRTTTVDTGLRGLSHWSTLREVSMTGPVTPDDWTELSRLPRLECLTLDASVLDLGPDAQPLPGVHTLFLRGYREPDTTRITGLLPRARILRVR; encoded by the coding sequence ATGGAACCGGCGGTACTCGGCGGGAAGTTGGCGTCCGGCCTGGTCGCCCCGCTGGTGAAGAAGCTCTTCGTGACGGGCGGCCCCGGCGCCGGACTGGTCGACAAGCCGGTCCGGCTGGCCCGCCTGGTCTCCTTCCGGGGCGAGCAGCGCACGCTCGGCGAGAAGGAGGTGCGCAGGCTCGCGGGGCGGCTGGTCGGGGACTCCCTGGACTCCCCCGGCGAGCCGCCCTTCCCCCGCGACGAGGAGACCGCCGTCGCCGACGCCCTGGCCGCCCGGCTGCTGGCCCTCGGCGACCTGGACATGGACGACGTCCAGGCGGTCCGGCTGGGGCACCAGGAGCTGGCCAAGCAGCTGCAGTACCGGACGCCCTCGGCCACCGGAGGGCTGTCCGCCGACGCCTGCTACTTCCTCGACTCGGTGACGGAGTGGGCCTGCCTGCACGTCCTGGAGTTCTTCACCCGGCGCTCCACCTTCGTCGCCCGGACCCTGGTGGAGCAGTCCCGGTGGCAGGCGGAGCTGATCGCCAGGGTCGACGAACTGATCGCCCGCACCCCGCGCCCCGACGCCCGTGACACCGCCTTCGAACGCCGCTATCTGCCCCACGCCGCAGAGCAGTACAACCGCATCACCATCTACGGCATCGACCTGCGCGACTCCCCGGACCGGTGGCCCCTGGAGGTCGCCTACCTGAGCCTGGAGGCGACCGGCACCGGGGAGCGGACGGTGCTCCCCGGCGAACCTCCCGAGCCGGAACGCACGGTCAGCCTCCGCGCCGAGGACGCCCTGCGCGCCGACGACCGCGTGCTGCTGCGCGGTGACGCGGGCTCCGGCAAGACGACCCTCGTCCAGTGGCTGGCGGTGACCGCCGCGCGCGGCGGGGACCGGGTCCCGTACGTCCTGCCCCTGCGCACCCTGGTCCGGGCGGGCGCGCTGCCCTCACCGGCGGCCTTCCTCACCGCCGTGGGCTGCCCGCTCACCCCGCCGGAGGGCTGGGCGGAGCGGGTGCTGGGCGCCGGCCGGGGCCTGGTCCTCGTGGACGGCCTGGACGAGATCCCCGCCGCCGACCGGCACCGCACCCGCGACTGGCTCCTCGCCCTCATCCGCGCCTTCCCCGGCAACCGCTGGCTGCTGACCTCCCGCCCCACCGCCGTACGCCCCGACTGGCTGGCCGCCGAGGGCTTCCGGGAACTGACCCTCACCCCGATGCGTCAGTCCGACGTCACCACCTTCGTACGGCGCTGGCACACGGCGGCCGAGGCGCCCGAGTACGAGGCCCGGCTGCTGGACGCCCTGCGCACCAAGCGCGACCTGGCCCGCCTCGCCACCAACCCGCTGATGTGCGGCCTGATCTGCGCCCTCCACCGGGAACGGCGGGGCTACCTCCCCACCGGGCGCAAGGAGCTGTACGACGCCGCCCTGACCATGCTGCTGGCCCGCCGGGACCGGGAGCGGGGCATGGAGGCGGTGGAGCTCGGCGAGGAGGCCCAGCTGGAGCTGCTCCAGCGACTGGCGTACGCGCTGGTGCTGAGCGGGCGCACGGAGATGGAGGTGGAGACGGCGGAGGGCATCGTGGAGCGCGCCCTGCCGTCGGTCGCCTCGGCGGCGGGACAGGGGGACGCGGCAGCGGTCCTGCGGGCGCTGGTGCTGCGCAGCGGCCTGCTCCGCCGGCCCGGCGAGGGCGTCCTGGACTTCGTCCACCGCACCTTCCAGGACTACCTGGGCGCGCGGTACGCGGTCGAGGAGGGCCACCTGGACGTCATCGCGGGCCGGGCGGACGATCCGCTCTGGGAGGACGTGATCCGGATGGCGGTCGCCCACGCCCGGCCCGGCGAGCGCGCGGTACTGCTGCGGCGGCTGCTGGCGGCGGACTCTTCTCGCCTCACCCTGCTGGCCCTGGCCTGCCTGGAACACGCGACCGCCCTGGACCCGGCGGTGCGGGCGGAGGTGGAGGCCCGGGCGGGGACGCTGATCCCGCCGAGGTCGACGGCGGCCGCGAGGGCGCTGGCGGAGGCGGGGCCACTGGTTCTGGAGCTGCTGCCGGGTCCGGATGGGCTGACGGACGCGGAGGCCCACGGGGTGACGGTGACGGCCTCACTGCTGGCGGAGCGGGAACCGAGCGGGGCATTGGCCGTTCTACGCCGGTTCCGTGGGCACCCCGCGCTGGACGTGCGGCGGCAGCTGGTGGGGACGTGGGACCGGTTCGACGCGCGGGAGTACGCGAAGGAGGTCCTGGAGCACCTGGATCCGACGCGACTGTTCCTGAGCTGCACGACAGCGGCGCAGCGCGCAGCGCACGCGGACATGCGGCCGTGGCGCAAGATCGCGTTCCACGGTACGCACACCCTGGACGACATCCTCGCCTGTCTGCCGGAGCCGGGCGCGGTCGAGGAACTGGTCGTCCAGGACAACCCGGAGGTGGCCGATCTGGAACCGCTGCTGGCACTCGGCTCCCTGCGGCATCTGGCACTGTTCGACTGCGGGTCCGCGCGGTGCCTGGGGCGGCTGTCCGCCCTGCCCCTGGAGGGCCTCGAGGTGGTCGGACGCGCCGATCTCACCGGCCTGAAGGAACTGGCCTCGCTCCAGGAGCTGTCGGTACTGCAACGGCTCCCGGGCACCCGCCTGACCGACACCCTCCCGGTGTCGGCGCGCCTGCAACAGCTCCACCTCGGCCGGACGACCACCGTGGACACCGGTCTTCGCGGTCTGTCCCACTGGTCCACGCTGCGCGAAGTCAGCATGACCGGCCCTGTCACCCCTGACGACTGGACGGAACTGTCCCGACTGCCACGGCTGGAGTGTCTGACGCTGGACGCGTCGGTCCTCGACCTCGGCCCGGACGCGCAGCCGCTTCCCGGAGTGCACACCCTTTTCCTGCGCGGTTACCGCGAGCCGGACACCACCAGGATCACCGGCCTCCTCCCCCGGGCCAGGATCCTGCGCGTCCGATGA
- a CDS encoding HAD family acid phosphatase, protein MTSPVTEQPRRAGQTRRTWKRAAGTAAVAAAALTATATPSVAAAPAETRPAGTSVGTPSVQARPAAAPMAASAADVGYDTWQKDCRAVMDQALPYLKERIADTRPGEKQAIVLDIDNTSLETDFGFSYPQPANRPVLEVAEYAQEHGVALFFVTARPGIIAAPTEWNLDHAGYESSGLYVRGFLDLFRDVAEYKTAQRAKIESKGYTIIANIGNSATDLSGGHAEKGFKLPDYDGQLS, encoded by the coding sequence ATGACATCCCCCGTGACCGAACAGCCCAGACGGGCCGGGCAGACCCGGCGTACCTGGAAGCGGGCCGCGGGCACGGCCGCCGTCGCCGCGGCGGCGCTCACCGCGACGGCCACGCCGTCCGTCGCCGCCGCCCCGGCCGAGACACGGCCCGCCGGGACGTCCGTCGGGACGCCGTCCGTCCAGGCGAGGCCCGCCGCGGCGCCGATGGCCGCGTCCGCCGCGGACGTCGGCTACGACACCTGGCAGAAGGACTGCCGGGCCGTGATGGACCAGGCACTGCCGTACCTGAAGGAGCGGATCGCCGACACCCGGCCCGGGGAGAAGCAGGCGATCGTCCTCGACATCGACAACACCTCCCTGGAGACCGACTTCGGCTTCAGCTACCCGCAGCCCGCCAACCGGCCGGTCCTGGAGGTCGCCGAGTACGCGCAGGAGCACGGCGTCGCCCTGTTCTTCGTGACCGCCCGGCCGGGCATCATCGCGGCGCCCACCGAGTGGAACCTCGACCACGCCGGCTACGAGTCCTCCGGCCTGTACGTCCGCGGCTTCCTCGACCTGTTCCGCGACGTCGCCGAGTACAAGACCGCCCAGCGCGCCAAGATCGAGTCGAAGGGCTACACGATCATCGCGAACATCGGCAACAGCGCCACCGACCTGTCGGGCGGCCACGCCGAGAAGGGCTTCAAGCTCCCGGACTACGACGGCCAACTGTCCTGA
- a CDS encoding M23 family metallopeptidase produces MFPRVTSRSSRTTIRTRAAVMAAGLGASVALGAGVAAATGTTAASSTSSAASAVEAQAAAQAKAAQAEKATSAKTVAAKKTAAKKKAASWVDPVKKYTLSASFAQNGGMWASKHSGQDFAVPIGTNVVATHGGTVVKAGGNGAGDGPAYGNAVVIKHGNGTYSQYAHLSKVNVKPGQIVKTGQSIAKSGNTGNSSGPHLHFEIRTTPNYGSAVDPVAFLRDKGVTV; encoded by the coding sequence ATGTTTCCGCGTGTCACGTCCCGTTCTTCCCGTACGACCATCCGCACCCGCGCCGCGGTGATGGCCGCCGGCCTCGGAGCCTCGGTCGCACTGGGAGCCGGGGTCGCGGCCGCCACCGGCACCACGGCGGCTTCCAGCACCTCCTCCGCCGCGAGCGCCGTCGAGGCCCAGGCCGCGGCGCAGGCCAAGGCGGCGCAGGCCGAGAAGGCGACGAGCGCGAAGACCGTCGCCGCCAAGAAGACGGCCGCCAAGAAGAAGGCCGCCTCCTGGGTGGACCCGGTGAAGAAGTACACGCTCAGCGCGAGCTTCGCCCAGAACGGCGGCATGTGGGCCAGCAAGCACAGCGGCCAGGACTTCGCCGTGCCGATCGGCACCAACGTCGTCGCCACGCACGGCGGCACCGTGGTCAAGGCCGGCGGCAACGGCGCCGGTGACGGCCCCGCCTACGGCAACGCCGTCGTGATCAAGCACGGCAACGGCACGTACTCCCAGTACGCGCACCTGTCCAAGGTCAACGTGAAGCCCGGCCAGATCGTGAAGACCGGCCAGTCGATCGCCAAGTCCGGCAACACCGGCAACTCCAGCGGTCCGCACCTGCACTTCGAGATCCGTACGACCCCGAACTACGGCTCGGCCGTCGACCCCGTCGCCTTCCTGCGCGACAAGGGCGTGACCGTCTGA
- a CDS encoding TetR/AcrR family transcriptional regulator, giving the protein MGGTMDSTKQQRRRGDTRQRIQDVALELFAEQGYEKTSLREIAERLDVTKAALYYHFKTKEEILVSIFEDLSRPIEDLIAWGSRQPHTLETKQDIVRRYSEALAAAAPLFRFMQENQATVRDLRIGEMFKTRMLGLRDILIDPEADLVDQVRCVSALFTLHAGMFVLHDLEGDPEKKRAAVLEVATDLVSQAHRGADGS; this is encoded by the coding sequence ATGGGCGGCACGATGGACAGCACCAAGCAGCAGCGGCGCCGCGGGGACACCCGCCAGCGCATCCAGGACGTGGCACTGGAGCTCTTCGCCGAGCAGGGGTACGAGAAGACCTCGCTGCGCGAGATCGCCGAGCGCCTGGACGTCACCAAGGCGGCGCTCTACTACCACTTCAAGACCAAGGAAGAGATCCTGGTCAGCATCTTCGAGGATCTCTCGCGGCCGATCGAGGACCTGATCGCCTGGGGGTCGCGGCAGCCGCACACGCTGGAGACGAAGCAGGACATCGTCCGCCGTTACAGCGAGGCCCTGGCGGCCGCGGCGCCGCTCTTCCGCTTCATGCAGGAGAACCAGGCGACGGTGCGGGACCTGCGCATCGGCGAGATGTTCAAGACCCGCATGCTCGGTCTGCGCGACATCCTCATAGACCCGGAAGCGGACCTGGTCGACCAGGTCCGCTGTGTGAGTGCGCTGTTCACGCTGCACGCCGGGATGTTCGTGCTCCACGATCTGGAGGGCGACCCCGAGAAGAAGCGCGCGGCCGTTCTCGAGGTCGCCACCGACCTGGTGAGCCAGGCCCACCGGGGAGCCGACGGCTCCTAG
- a CDS encoding MDR family MFS transporter: MADTPAAGTVEKDGEQPKSVRVVLLALMIAMMLAMLDNMIIGTAMPTIVGELGGLEHLSWVVTAYTLATAASTPLWGKLGDMYGRKGSFMTSIVIFLIGSALSGMAQDMGQLIGFRAVQGLGAGGLMVGVMAIIGDLIPPRERGKYQGMMAGVMALAMIGGPLVGGTITDHWGWRWSFYINLPLGAVALVAVSAVLHLPKKRSEARIDYLGAALLTVGITAIVLVTTWGGTEYAWTSARIMELIGIGVAALVGFVFWQTRAAEPIVPLHIFRSLNFTLMSLIGFITGFVMFGATLFLPLYQQAVQGASATNSGLLLLPMLGAMLVTSMVAGRVTTNTGRYKVFPVVGGALMTVGLYLLSLMDTDTSRFTSGVYMAVVGLGMGCLMQITMLVAQNSVEMKDMGVASSSTTLFRTLGSSFGVAIMGALFNHRVQDVMAERAGALGSEVTEQSAQLDADSLARLPEAAREAYQHAVSSGTHGAFLLCAVVAVLALVAAVFVKEVPLKGAGPKTAEGPDGAGGDEDGTTARTPVAESV, encoded by the coding sequence ATGGCGGACACACCGGCGGCAGGGACCGTGGAGAAGGACGGCGAACAGCCGAAGAGCGTGCGGGTGGTCCTGCTCGCGCTCATGATCGCGATGATGCTCGCGATGCTCGACAACATGATCATCGGCACCGCCATGCCCACGATCGTGGGCGAGCTGGGCGGCCTGGAGCACCTGTCCTGGGTGGTCACCGCCTACACCCTCGCGACCGCCGCCTCCACCCCGCTGTGGGGCAAGCTCGGCGACATGTACGGGCGCAAGGGCTCGTTCATGACGTCGATCGTCATCTTCCTGATCGGCTCCGCGCTCAGCGGCATGGCCCAGGACATGGGCCAGCTGATCGGCTTCCGTGCGGTGCAGGGGCTCGGCGCCGGCGGCCTGATGGTCGGCGTGATGGCCATCATCGGCGACCTGATCCCGCCGCGTGAGCGGGGCAAGTACCAGGGCATGATGGCCGGCGTCATGGCGCTCGCGATGATCGGCGGACCGCTGGTCGGCGGCACCATCACCGACCACTGGGGCTGGCGCTGGTCCTTCTACATCAACCTCCCGCTCGGCGCGGTCGCGCTGGTCGCCGTCAGTGCCGTGCTGCACCTGCCGAAGAAGCGCAGCGAGGCGCGCATCGACTACCTGGGCGCGGCGCTGCTGACCGTGGGCATCACCGCGATCGTGCTCGTCACCACCTGGGGCGGCACCGAGTACGCCTGGACCTCCGCGCGGATCATGGAGCTGATCGGCATCGGCGTCGCCGCGCTGGTCGGGTTCGTGTTCTGGCAGACCAGGGCCGCCGAGCCGATCGTGCCGCTGCACATCTTCCGCAGCCTCAACTTCACGCTGATGTCCCTCATCGGCTTCATCACCGGCTTCGTGATGTTCGGCGCCACCCTCTTCCTGCCGCTGTACCAGCAGGCGGTGCAGGGCGCGTCCGCCACCAACTCCGGGCTGCTGCTCCTGCCGATGCTGGGCGCGATGCTCGTCACGTCGATGGTCGCCGGGCGGGTCACCACGAACACCGGCCGCTACAAGGTCTTCCCGGTGGTCGGCGGCGCGCTGATGACCGTCGGGCTGTACCTGCTGTCGCTGATGGACACCGACACCAGCCGCTTCACCTCCGGGGTGTACATGGCCGTGGTCGGCCTCGGCATGGGCTGCCTGATGCAGATCACCATGCTGGTGGCGCAGAACAGCGTGGAGATGAAGGACATGGGCGTCGCGTCCTCGTCCACCACCCTCTTCCGCACCCTCGGCTCCTCCTTCGGCGTCGCGATCATGGGTGCCCTGTTCAACCACCGGGTCCAGGACGTCATGGCCGAGCGGGCCGGCGCGCTGGGCTCCGAGGTGACCGAGCAGTCGGCGCAGCTGGACGCGGACAGCCTGGCCAGGCTGCCGGAGGCGGCGCGCGAGGCGTACCAGCACGCGGTGTCCTCCGGGACGCACGGGGCGTTCCTGCTCTGCGCCGTGGTGGCGGTGCTGGCCCTGGTCGCGGCGGTCTTCGTGAAGGAGGTCCCGCTGAAGGGGGCCGGTCCGAAGACGGCGGAGGGCCCGGACGGCGCCGGTGGCGACGAGGACGGGACCACGGCGAGGACGCCGGTGGCCGAGTCGGTCTGA
- a CDS encoding VOC family protein: MPGRRSSPRGTGRRRDPGGRSPTGRRCSLLPLSVPRGTIGPMDLGAGVLTTDDIHGDYQKLKDRGVEFLQEPQERPYGTEALFRDDSGNWFSFTQPREGGLDTDRDFAC, encoded by the coding sequence GTGCCCGGCCGCCGGTCCTCGCCCCGAGGGACGGGCCGTCGGCGAGATCCCGGCGGGCGGTCGCCGACGGGGCGACGGTGCTCGCTCCTGCCGCTGTCGGTGCCCCGTGGCACCATCGGCCCCATGGACCTCGGTGCCGGCGTGCTGACCACCGACGACATCCACGGCGACTACCAGAAGCTCAAGGACCGCGGGGTCGAGTTCCTCCAGGAGCCGCAGGAGCGCCCGTACGGCACGGAGGCCCTCTTCCGCGACGACTCCGGCAACTGGTTCTCCTTCACCCAGCCCCGTGAGGGCGGCCTCGACACGGACCGGGACTTCGCCTGCTAG
- the cseC gene encoding two-component system sensor histidine kinase CseC, producing the protein MRGFFRRLTASRPGRPGTRTGPGNRAPGNRAPGIRALSIRTGLRWKLSAAIALVGALVAVALSLVVHNAARVSMLDNARDLADDRVLIAQRNYELSGRQNFPNAQIDDPELPAELRRKVEDGRRATYVSERADGVTDIWAAVPLKDGHVMSLHSGFTDRSADILKDLDQALVIGSIAVVLGGSALGVLIGGQLSRRLRKAATAAHRVAGGEPDVRVRDAIGGVVRDETDDLASAVDAMADALQKRLEAERRVTADIAHELRTPVTGLLTAAELLPPGRPTELVLDRAKAMRTLVEDVLEVARLDGASERAELQDIMLGDFVTRRVAAKDPAVAVHVVHESEVTTDPRRLERVLFNLLANAARHGRSPVEVSVEGRVIRVRDHGPGFPEALLAEGPSRFRTGSTDRAGRGHGLGLTIAAGQARVLGARLTFRNVRPAGAPEHVPAEGAVAVLWLPEHAPTNTGSYPMLPDRSHSGSAGGRV; encoded by the coding sequence ATGCGGGGGTTCTTCCGACGCCTGACCGCCTCGCGACCGGGGCGCCCGGGCACCCGTACGGGGCCGGGCAACCGTGCGCCGGGCAACCGTGCGCCGGGCATCCGTGCGCTGAGCATCCGTACCGGCCTGCGCTGGAAGCTCAGCGCCGCCATCGCGCTGGTCGGCGCGCTGGTCGCGGTCGCGCTGAGCCTGGTCGTGCACAACGCGGCCCGGGTGTCGATGCTGGACAACGCGCGCGACCTCGCGGACGACCGGGTCCTGATCGCCCAGCGCAACTACGAGCTGTCCGGGCGGCAGAACTTCCCCAACGCCCAGATCGACGACCCCGAGCTGCCGGCCGAGCTGCGCAGGAAGGTCGAGGACGGGCGGCGGGCGACGTACGTCTCCGAGCGGGCGGACGGGGTGACGGACATCTGGGCGGCGGTGCCGCTCAAGGACGGGCACGTGATGTCCCTGCACTCCGGGTTCACCGACCGCAGCGCGGACATCCTCAAGGACCTCGACCAGGCCCTGGTCATCGGCTCCATCGCGGTCGTCCTCGGAGGCAGCGCGCTCGGCGTGCTCATCGGCGGCCAGTTGTCGCGCCGGCTGCGCAAGGCCGCCACCGCCGCGCACCGGGTCGCCGGCGGTGAGCCCGACGTCCGCGTCCGGGACGCCATCGGCGGGGTCGTCCGGGACGAGACCGACGACCTCGCGAGCGCCGTGGACGCGATGGCGGACGCCCTGCAGAAACGGCTGGAGGCCGAACGCCGGGTCACCGCCGACATCGCGCACGAGCTGCGCACTCCGGTGACCGGGCTGCTGACCGCCGCCGAGCTGCTGCCGCCGGGCCGGCCGACCGAGCTGGTGCTGGACCGGGCGAAGGCGATGCGCACGCTCGTCGAGGACGTCCTGGAGGTGGCCCGGCTGGACGGGGCCTCCGAGCGGGCCGAGCTCCAGGACATCATGCTGGGCGACTTCGTGACCCGGCGGGTGGCGGCCAAGGACCCGGCCGTCGCGGTCCACGTGGTGCACGAGTCGGAGGTCACCACCGACCCGCGCCGCCTGGAACGGGTGCTGTTCAACCTGCTCGCCAACGCCGCCCGGCACGGCCGGTCCCCCGTCGAGGTCAGCGTCGAGGGCCGGGTGATCCGGGTGCGCGACCACGGTCCCGGATTCCCCGAGGCCCTGCTCGCCGAGGGCCCGAGCCGCTTCCGCACCGGCAGCACGGACCGGGCCGGCCGCGGTCACGGGCTGGGCCTGACCATCGCGGCCGGCCAGGCGCGGGTACTGGGGGCCCGGCTCACCTTCCGCAACGTACGGCCCGCCGGAGCACCCGAGCACGTGCCCGCCGAGGGGGCCGTCGCCGTCCTGTGGCTGCCGGAGCACGCACCGACGAACACCGGGAGCTACCCGATGCTGCCGGACCGCTCCCACAGCGGCTCCGCGGGCGGCCGGGTCTAG
- the cseB gene encoding two-component system response regulator CseB translates to MADQTHVLFVEDDDVIREATQLALERDGFAVTAMPDGLSGLEAFRADRPDIALLDVMVPGLDGVSLCRRIRDESTVPVIMLSARADSIDVVLGLEAGADDYVTKPFDGAVLVARMRAVLRRFGHAGGGDRSDAGGAADTGGPLTFGELEVDTEGMEVRRAGRPVALTPTEMRLLLEFSSAPGTVLSRDKLLERVWDYGWGGDTRVVDVHVQRLRTKIGQDRIETVRGFGYKLKA, encoded by the coding sequence ATGGCAGACCAGACACACGTCCTGTTCGTCGAGGACGACGACGTCATCCGCGAGGCGACCCAGCTCGCCCTGGAGCGGGACGGCTTCGCGGTCACCGCGATGCCCGACGGGTTGTCGGGCCTGGAGGCGTTCCGGGCCGACCGCCCCGACATCGCGCTCCTCGACGTCATGGTCCCCGGCCTGGACGGGGTCAGCCTGTGCCGCCGCATCCGGGACGAGTCCACCGTGCCGGTGATCATGCTGTCGGCGCGGGCGGACTCCATCGATGTCGTCCTCGGTCTGGAGGCCGGCGCCGACGACTACGTCACCAAGCCGTTCGACGGGGCCGTGCTGGTCGCCCGGATGCGGGCGGTGCTGCGCCGCTTCGGCCACGCCGGCGGCGGCGACCGCTCGGACGCGGGGGGCGCGGCGGACACCGGGGGCCCGCTCACCTTCGGCGAGCTGGAGGTCGACACCGAGGGCATGGAGGTGCGCCGGGCCGGGCGGCCGGTGGCGCTCACCCCGACCGAGATGCGGCTGCTGCTGGAGTTCTCCTCCGCGCCCGGCACGGTGCTCTCCCGCGACAAGCTCCTGGAACGCGTGTGGGACTACGGCTGGGGCGGGGACACCCGCGTCGTCGACGTCCATGTGCAGCGGCTGCGCACCAAGATCGGCCAGGACCGGATCGAGACGGTCCGCGGCTTCGGCTACAAGTTGAAGGCCTGA
- a CDS encoding SigE family RNA polymerase sigma factor has protein sequence MAQGEVLEFEEYVRTRQDALLRSARRLVPDPVDAQDLLQTALARTYRRWSTIEDKRLADAYLRRVMINTRTEWWRARKLEEVPTEQLPESCVDDSTEQHADRALLMDVMKVLAPKQRSVVVLRHWEQMSTEETAAALGMSAGTVKSTLHRALARLREELVARDLDARALEREERERCAA, from the coding sequence ATGGCGCAGGGCGAGGTGCTCGAGTTCGAGGAGTACGTCCGTACCCGGCAGGACGCGCTGTTGCGCAGCGCACGGCGCCTGGTCCCCGACCCCGTCGACGCCCAGGACCTGCTCCAGACCGCGCTGGCCCGGACGTACCGCCGCTGGTCGACCATCGAGGACAAGCGGCTGGCGGACGCCTACCTGCGCCGCGTGATGATCAACACGCGGACCGAGTGGTGGCGCGCCCGGAAGCTGGAGGAGGTGCCGACCGAGCAGCTCCCGGAGTCCTGTGTGGACGACTCCACCGAGCAGCACGCCGACCGCGCCCTGCTGATGGACGTCATGAAGGTGCTCGCCCCGAAGCAGCGCAGCGTCGTGGTGCTGCGACACTGGGAGCAGATGTCAACGGAGGAGACGGCCGCCGCCCTCGGCATGTCGGCCGGAACGGTCAAGAGCACGCTGCACCGGGCGCTCGCCCGGCTCCGCGAGGAGCTGGTCGCCCGCGATCTGGACGCACGGGCGCTGGAGCGTGAGGAGCGGGAGCGTTGCGCGGCCTGA
- a CDS encoding A/G-specific adenine glycosylase produces the protein MTAPTKPSHNGPSDPAAKPSRTPAPGTAPDTVPDQAPAAPGTSPAGEREASGVPLHAPVIDWFDEHARDLPWRRPEAGAWGVMVSEFMLQQTPVSRVLPVYEQWLARWPRPADLAAEAPGEAVRAWGRLGYPRRALRLHGAAAAITERHGGDVPADHAQLLALPGIGEYTAAAVASFAYGQRHAVLDTNVRRVFARAVTGVQYPPNATTAAERKLARALLPDDEASAARWAAASMELGALVCTAKNESCHRCPIAAQCAWRLAGKPAHDGPPRRGQTYAGTDRQVRGRLLAVLRDAHVPVPQSALDQVWHEPVQRARALDGLVADGLVEPLADGMYRLPLS, from the coding sequence ATGACTGCGCCCACGAAGCCCTCGCACAACGGCCCCTCCGATCCCGCCGCGAAGCCGTCCCGCACCCCGGCCCCGGGTACGGCCCCCGACACCGTCCCGGACCAGGCCCCGGCCGCCCCGGGCACCTCCCCGGCCGGAGAGCGGGAGGCGTCCGGTGTGCCGCTGCACGCCCCCGTCATCGACTGGTTCGACGAGCACGCCCGCGATCTGCCCTGGCGGCGCCCGGAAGCCGGCGCCTGGGGGGTGATGGTCAGTGAGTTCATGCTCCAGCAGACGCCGGTGAGCCGCGTGCTGCCCGTCTACGAACAGTGGCTGGCCCGCTGGCCGCGCCCCGCCGACCTCGCCGCGGAAGCGCCCGGCGAGGCGGTCCGCGCCTGGGGCCGGCTCGGTTACCCGCGCCGTGCCCTGCGCCTGCACGGCGCCGCCGCGGCCATAACGGAACGGCACGGCGGCGACGTACCCGCGGACCACGCGCAGCTGCTGGCGCTGCCCGGCATCGGGGAGTACACGGCCGCCGCGGTGGCCTCCTTCGCCTACGGCCAGCGGCACGCCGTGCTGGACACCAACGTCCGCCGGGTGTTCGCCCGCGCGGTCACCGGCGTGCAGTACCCGCCGAACGCCACCACCGCCGCCGAGCGGAAGCTGGCGCGGGCCCTGCTGCCGGACGACGAGGCGAGCGCCGCGCGCTGGGCCGCCGCCTCCATGGAACTGGGCGCACTCGTCTGCACGGCGAAGAACGAGTCCTGCCACCGCTGCCCGATCGCGGCCCAGTGCGCCTGGCGGCTGGCCGGGAAGCCCGCGCACGACGGACCGCCGCGGCGCGGTCAGACGTACGCCGGCACCGACCGGCAGGTGCGCGGCCGCCTGCTCGCGGTGCTCCGGGACGCGCACGTGCCCGTGCCGCAGTCGGCCCTCGACCAGGTGTGGCACGAACCGGTCCAGCGCGCCCGCGCCCTGGACGGCCTCGTCGCCGACGGTCTGGTGGAGCCGCTGGCGGACGGGATGTACCGGCTGCCGCTGAGCTGA